From the genome of Nitrospinaceae bacterium:
GCTGGCCATCAATTCTTTTACTTTCATCTCTCCCTCCTTTCGCGCCCCTGCCCCTCGGGCGCATATCTCTACTAAATATCACTCCAAGTTTCGTGCCGTGCGAGATACTGGGACTTTAAAAAAATCATCAGCCAGATATTTCATAAATGTTAGCGGTAAACACAATAAAACCAGGACAAAATTAACCCCCTCCTATCCTCCGGCCTCCACCAAGAGAACTCAGGCACGCGCCAGCCCTTCCCCTCCATCCTCAAATCGGTCCAAAACGCCCCAAAACTATCTCGCCGGGAGACTCTTTGCCCCAACTGGGTCAGTGTGCCACCCCCCTCACTTAATAGTCTCTGTTCCGAGAAAAGCGCCCAGCTGATTCATAGCATTTTCCACTTTCTATTAATAATTTTTATTTTTATCGACCATATAATTTTTGACGATCCCAGTTAAATTCTAAAAATTCTCTATCTTTTAATTTGACGCCAGTTTTCCAAAATGAACCCTCACTTTCTCGACCTTTAATAAATATTTTATTTATCCTTTTTTAAATCAAATACTTACATACTTAATAGCTCAATTGTCTATTTTTGGCATGGGCGTTGCTTAAATAAAAAGTGAAAGGGCTCTGGCTCACCAGTAAAGCAAGGCCAGGGTTGCCCAAAAACAGTACTCAGCAACACTCGGTCGGGGGGCCCGGGCAAGGGGGAACAATGAATCACAAGAAGGCAAAAAGAGAGCTCGGAAAATTCAGTTCAAGACAAAAAATCAGCACAGACCCCTTAGCGTGCCGAGGTGTTTCATACCCTTATGGTGCTGGGGGAAATTTTGCACACACGAAACTGGCGCCCAGCCCTCGCTCGTTTTTTCTCTATCTCAAGTTAACGGCTCTCGGTGTTTGCTTGGGTGCGCTTGCCCTCCTCTCCATACACTCGATCACAAATGGTGCGATCACGGGAAACGCTCAAAAAAACGTTCCGCAGGCTATCAACATTTGGGTTAAATAATGAATTTTCGAAGTGAATTAAACGCGAAGGGGTGTAGGGAGATGAAAGAGCAGCCGACGAGTGGCCCCGAGAAGAAACCCAGAAAACGAATTTTCAACCGCCAGCAAAAAGTTGAGCCAAAAGATCAGAACAATAAAAAGCTACCGATTGACGATCTGACTCGTTACGTTGAAGCTGAACTCGATTTTTATAAAGACGACTGGGAAGAGAATCGCTCAACCTACGTTCCTGTTCAATCCGACTTTCCAGGCGCAACACCGAATTAGTAAAAGAATGTTTTACTTGCCGCCGCTAGAGCGGCCCTGACAGCTTCGAGCGCGCACGCTCAAGTTCAAGAACACCGGGCGGCCTACCAGAGGACTCGACCAGGGCGGCATCCGCACCCGCCATCTCCATGCGAAGCGCCGCCTCATCAAGATCCTCGTCCGGCGAAATACGGAGCGCACGGACACTAGCCACCGCCTCGGCCGCAAGCTCCCCAGCCGTCAGAAAAACCTCAGGCACTCTGACTCGAACAGAAAGCTCATCGCCCCTAAGAAGACCGAGCAGACGCCCCTCTTCGGCACACACCGCCGCCCAGGGCGCATTTTTTTTGTTCATCGCAACCCACGCCGCACGGGCATCATCATCCGGCCCAACCATAGAAACCGCCTGCAAAAAACACTCGCGCACTTTCATAGTTTTCTCACGCCCGACAAGAAATTATTCGCCCCGAAACTCTGGCTTGCGCTTTTCTTTGAACGCGGCGAGCGCCTCGGCAAAATCTTTGGTGAAGTTGAGCGGCATACGCACGGCATTCGAGAACGCTATCCCCTGAGCCATAGCCATGTTACGGGTCTGCTCGATGACTTTTTTTGCGCCTCGTACACCGAGCGGGCCGTTGGCGGCGATGGCGGCAGCCAGGGCAAGCGCCTCGTCCACCAGACTATCGGCAGGGTAGGCCCGGTTGGCGAATCCAATTCGCGCCGCCTCTATACCGTCAAATCTTTTTGATGTGTATATCAGCTCCTTGGCGACACCTGGTGCGATGAGCCTCGCCAGCCTTACCGCTCCACCCGCACCGGGAAACACGCCGAGCGCCGTTTCGGGAAAGCACAGCGTTGCCTCCTCGGCCACAAGACGAATGTCGCAAGCAAGGGCAATCTCCATCCCCCAGCCGAAGGTGTGGCCGTTGATGGCGGCTATGGTGGGCATGGGGAGAGCCTCCCACTTCGTCACCGCGTCCATGCCGATGAGCTGGTAGCGGTCGGCGTCCTCTTTTGTGTGGGTGGCGCTCTCTTTCAAATCGCGACCGGTGCTGAACGCGCGGCCCTCGCCGGTGAGCACCACTACGCGCACTTGTTTTTCCTCGGCAAGCGCCTCGCCCAGCGCATTGAACTCCTCGGCCAGATTCATCCCGAGGGCGTTGAGCCGATCCGGGCGATTGATTGTTACTCGTGCGAGGCCAGCCTCACATTTATATTTAATTTCCGTGAACTCGCGCATGTGCCGCCTCCTAAAAAAAACCGGAGAGCATGAACCATCCACGCTCTCCGGGGTATTATGATATCCTGATAATTCTTTTGAGGCCGCGCCCCGGGAAGCGGCTAGCCTTTAAGGTGACCCGCCACCTCGTCAACGAATCCGGCAGTGACGGACTTCATTTCATCGGTCGTCAAGTTACTAACCGGATGGGGTAGCTGGACGTAGGGATGCCCCGCCATGCCCTTGCCTTTGAACTGAAAGTCCGCCGCCGTCCGGAACGCCTCGGTGATTACGGTGGTGGATGGGATGCCGCGTTTTTCGAACTCTACGGTGTCGTGCACACTGCACAACGTGCAGGAGCCTCAGCCCCCAAGGGCGCAGATCACCACATCGCACTTCTCGGCCATCTCCTCAATCATCTCTTGGGGAGCTGGTTTTGAGTAGTGCTCCTTGCGGCGCATGATCACTTCGCTGGCGCCGTATTTGTCGCGCAGGGCCTCTCCGAGCGTCTGGAGAATTACTTCGGCCTGCTCCTTGGTGTTGTCGAGGACACCGACAACCTTGCCCTTGAGATCTCCCGGTCTGACCGCGAGCGAAACCGCCACGCTCGCGCTTCCCGCTGCGGGATCGATAAAACCTGTATTCGCCGCCATGGCGCATCTCCTTTGATAATTAATCGTTGATGACACAGCTATCATATTATCGCCGGGCAGGCGCTGTCTACGTCCAAAATAAAGCAGATATTAGACTCCTAAACATAGCCATCAATCTGCTAATTCCCCTTTTCCCGCCGCCTGTTTTCTGCGAAGATTCTCTCCACTTAGAAAGACTTCATAAGGCTATCCTGGAAAGCCTTTAAAACCACACAATTTTTATGGAGCGAAACAATGCCCACTCTCGACATCGT
Proteins encoded in this window:
- a CDS encoding CBS domain-containing protein; its protein translation is MKVRECFLQAVSMVGPDDDARAAWVAMNKKNAPWAAVCAEEGRLLGLLRGDELSVRVRVPEVFLTAGELAAEAVASVRALRISPDEDLDEAALRMEMAGADAALVESSGRPPGVLELERARSKLSGPL